From Argopecten irradians isolate NY chromosome 2, Ai_NY, whole genome shotgun sequence, the proteins below share one genomic window:
- the LOC138314994 gene encoding fatty acid 2-hydroxylase-like, with protein sequence MRVFSDLEISELVKQGQVVVINDDKVYDVTDFAERHPGGKSYLLDHAGADVTNIMSAESPHQHTPAATAILKKYYLGHYQNYKEQNGLRHREINSNVKNGIVQNGNHQQEEPQKPTDQYSDLEKLVDWDKPMLEQVGHLGERYFEWVHYPEDKHIRLFHSDFYEYFSQCPWYIVPIYWVPWLFIFLYKSYSLLSENPCLFPDSQYGIEFKPIHMPLIFLLGLISWTFDEYIIHRWMFHLRPPSNSPLLVTVHFLLHGQHHKTPLDKKRLVFPPVPATILGITLYSIYATVIPHAITMSLAAGTVTGYIIYDLTHYFLHHGRPTLPYFQSLKKYHVKHHFENQQLGFGISSKLWDYPFGTLIPEC encoded by the exons ATGCGTGTTTTCAGTGATTTAGAGATCAGTGAACTTGTGAAACAGGGACAGGTTGTTGTGATTAATGATGATAAAGTGTACGATGTAACTGATTTTGCGGAGAGGCATCCCGGTGGTAAAAGTTACCTGTTGGATCATGCGGGTGCGGATGTGACGAATATCATGTCTGCCGAGTCGCCCCATCAACATACACCGGCTGCTACGGCTATTCTGAAGAAATATTATTTAGGACACTACCAAAACTATAAG GAGCAAAATGGCCTGAGGCACAGAGAAATTAACAGCAATGTAAAGAATGGAATAGTTCAGAATGGAAACCATCAACAGGAAGAACCTCAAAAACCCACTGATCAGTATAGTGAT TTGGAGAAGCTGGTAGACTGGGACAAGCCAATGTTGGAACAGGTTGGCCACTTAGGTGAACGTTATTTTGAATGGGTCCATTATCCAGAGGACAAGCACATCCGCCTTTTCCACTCAGATTTCTATGAGTATTTCTCTCAATGTCCATGGTATATTGTGCCGATATACTGGGTGCCATGGTTGTTCATTTTCCTCTACAAATCTTACAGTCTACTGTCAGAGAACCCATGTTTATTCCCGGATTCACAGTATG gAATTGAGTTTAAACCTATCCATATGCCACTGATATTTCTCCTTGGACTGATAAGCTGGACATTTGATGAGTATATCATTCATCGATGGATGTTCCATTTGCGTCCACCTAGTAATTCTCCGTTGTTAGTTACTGTGCACTTTCTTTTACATGGTCAGCACCATAAG ACCCCTTTAGACAAGAAACGGCTGGTGTTTCCTCCTGTGCCCGCTACTATTCTGGGAATTACACTGTACTCAATCTATGCAACAGTTATTCCACATGCCATCACAATGTCTCTTGCTGCAGGCACTGTGACTGGCTACATCATCTATGATCTTACCCACTACTTCCTTCACCATGGGCGACCAACATTGCCTTATTTTCAATCTCTAAAGAAATACCATGTTaaacatcattttgaaaatcaacAATTAG GTTTTGGAATATCATCAAAATTATGGGATTACCCATTCGGTACCCTAATTCCAGAATGCTAG